The following are encoded together in the Chlorocebus sabaeus isolate Y175 chromosome 12, mChlSab1.0.hap1, whole genome shotgun sequence genome:
- the NINJ1 gene encoding ninjurin-1, with protein sequence MDSGTEEYELNGGLPPGTPGSPDASPARWGWRHGPINVNHYANKKSAAESMLDIALLMANASQLKAVVEQGPSFAFYVPLVVLISISLALQIGVGVLLIFLVKYDLNNPAKHAKLDFLNNLATGLVFIIVVVNIFITAFGVQKPLMDMAPQQ encoded by the exons ATGGACTCGGGGACCGAGGAGTACGAGCTCAACGGCGGCCTGCCGCCGGGCACACCCGGCTCCCCGGACGCCTCG CCTGCCCGCTGGGGCTGGAGGCACGGGCCCATCAATGTGAACCATTATGCCAACAAGAAGAGCGCAGCCGAGAGCATGCTGGACATCGCGCTGCTGATGGCCAACGCGTCCCAGCTGAAGGCCGTCGTGGAACAGGGCCCCAGCTTCGCCTTCTATGTGCCCCTGGTGGTCCTCATCTCCATCTCCCTCGCACTGCAGATTGGCGTGGGGGTGCTGCTCATCTTCCTCG TCAAGTACGACCTTAACAACCCGGCCAAGCACGCCAAGCTGGACTTCCTCAACAACCTGGCCACGGGCCTGGTGTTCATCATCGTGGTAGTCAACATCTTCATCACGGCCTTCGGGGTCCAGAAGCCCTTGATGGACATGGCGCCCCAGCAATAG